Sequence from the Nitrospinaceae bacterium genome:
CTTTGGTGCGTTCATCATGGTCAACAAGAAAGTTTACGAACGCATCGGCGGTCATGAGAGCGTTAAGGGAGAGGTGTTGGAAGATGTCATGCTGGCCAAAACCGCAAAAAGGGCAGGGTGCAAACTGCTGGCGGCAGATGCCAAATCGATTTTTTCGATCCGCATGTATCATAGTTTGCGGGAAATCTGGACCGGGTGGCGAAAAAATATTTTCATCGCCATGAAAAAGTCAGTTTTACGCACCCTGTACTATATTTGCATGATCCTCGGGTTCTTGGTGACCCCGAATCTGGTTTTACTATGGAATATTTTTGAGGCAACGGGGATCATAGCTTCCGGAATGGCCCTGATTTCCTTCCTGATGATGGCGGGAACTTCCATCCACTTGTGCGATGAAATCCGGCTTGAGCGTTGGAACGCGTTTCTTTTCCCCCTGGGCGCTTTTATAATGACAGCGATCATGCTGAACTCCATGTTTCAAGTTCTTTTTAACAAGCAAACCGAATGGCGGGGGAGAAATTACCCCGCCTGAATGGTCCTTATGGAAAATTACCCGCGTTTATTCATTAAAGCCGGACTGATCTACGCTCTGATCGGTGCGGTTCTGGGGATGGCGATGGCCATCGAACCTTCTCTTTCGGGCCGAATCCGCTTCGTCCACATCCACCTGAATCTCCTGGGGTTCATGACCATGTTTGTGGCCGGTGTCGCGTTTCATGTTCTGCCCCGTTTCAACGCCCGTCCCGTTCCCTGGCCGGAAGGCGTCAAATACCAGTTCTACCTGCAAAACATCGGGCTGATCGGGATGATGGCAATGCATGTCTCAGGCGTGGCGTGGAAAGGCGGCGGGTTCCGTGCGCTTTTTATCCTGTTCGCGGTTTCCGCGGGAATCGCCATCTTTTTCATGTTCTACAACCTTTATTTTGTTCTTTCACCCGCCAAATCTTCGGAGCCGCCTGGCGAAATCACCAAAGACATGAAAGTGGCGGCGGTACTCGATCAATTCCCGCAGACCATGCCCGTGTTCATGCAAAACGGGTTCACGTCGCTCGCCAACCCCGCCGCAAGAAGGACGTTCGCCAAAGTCGTCAGCATCGAAAAAGCCTGCGAGAAACACGATGTCGATTGCGCCGAGTTTTTAACTAAGATAAACGCGGTCCTCTCCGGCAAGCCGCAATCGCCGTCTCCCGCCACCCCCGCCCCTGCGCAGAGGGATAAACCCGCCGGTAAAGAGATTCAGAAAGGCGAAACCTGCCAGGCGGACACGAGGGTAGGAAGCTTGATCAAAGCCTATCCCGAAACCAAGCCCGTTTTTGAAAAACATTACGGCGAAGGCTGTTTCTCCTGCCCCGGTCAGGTGTTTGAGACCGTCCAGGAAACCGCCCACATGCACAACATCGATCCCGGTCTCATTCTCAACGAGATCAACCAGGTGATTGCAGAGAAAACCAGAAAACAAATCTGACAGGATTAACAGGGCGAAAAATCCCCCCTCACCTTAATCCTCTCCCCCAAGGGGGAGAGGGGGCATATGTTTGTCATTGCGAGCTTAATCCAGAAACCACTGGATCGCCGCGCCGCTTTGCGGCTCGCGATGACGATCAGGGTAGCATTTTCACTCATCTGTTTTATTTGTGATTCCTTTCCGGTAGAAAAGCCTTTCAGAATTGCAAAAGGGTAGAGCGGTGGAAAAAGAATCTTTCAAGGAATTCGTTCTCGATCAATTGCATCTGTTGGAGCGGGTCGACTGCAAGGCCATGTTCGGCGGCTACGGTCTTTATCAAGCCGGTGCATTCTTCGCGATCATCGCCGATGGCCGGCTTTATTTTAAGACGGGTGAAGCCACCGTTTCCGACTACCTCGACCGGGACATGAAACCCTTTCAACCCAATTCCAAGCAGACCCTGAAGAATTATTACGAAGTGCCCGCGGAGATTCTGGAGGATGACGAGCAACTCGCAATGTGGGCTCGGAAAGCGGTTGCTGTAACAAGACAGTTGTAATAATTCGGACTTTATCTGATTAAAGTGTTGCGTTGACCGGTTGAAGTCACAACCCAAAGCGGACGTTGGTTGGTTACGAGGAATAGAATCATAGTTTATACCAATGGCATCTATAGAATGTTGTCTACGAATAACCACTCATTAGGGTATCACCCATGCCTAAACTATTAGGCTTTTAAATTGTGAAAAATCTGATTTTAATAATTTAAATGAAAATATTTGAGGTTTTTATAATGAATATTCTCTCACCACTTTTAATCGCACTTCTTCTTTCTGGATGCTTCGCTCAAACACTTAATAAAAGCCACGCCAATAGATATTATTCTTATGCGGTCCAGAGTGAAAAAGAGGGAAATTGGTTTGAAGCCCGAAAGGGATTCGCGCGCGCTTGGACAAATGTTACCCTGGCACATGGTGGAGATGAAGCGATTGCAGCGGTTGCCTACGAATATGGTCGTACATCAGGCGTGATTTGTGATTGGGAAGAAGCAGAAAGAGGCCTCCTGGAGTCCTATAAATTCCACAAAAATACTCATAGTCCTACTTTGGTAGAGTTGGCAAGAATGTATCATGCCCATGGAGACCTAAATAAGTCTGAGGAATTTTTTCATTTAGCTAAAGAAGCGTTAGAAAAAAATCCCGCCACACTTAATATGTTTCCTATTGATTTCGCCAATTTTCTTGCAGAATTTGCGGCAGTTCTAAGCTCATTAGGCAAACTTAAAGAAGCGGAGCAAATAGTAAAAAGTGAAAAAGAAGTCCGAAATAAATACAAGGGAAATTCCACCTTTCAAAATCCCACTCCATATGGAAGGTTTTGCCACCAAAACCCTCGCCATAAGCCAACATAAATCGCCCAAATACCAAGTGTATCAAACAAATTCTCCTAATTTTAGCATTGCTGTGATTTAAAGTAGAATCACATACAAATATTGATAGCTCTTTCAGAAGAGGAACTAAAAATGGTGAAGAGTAAATTTTTTATTTTAACAATTTTTTTATTATTTATTTCCAATTGTGCAACTTCCTATGGGCCTGGAAGAATTGATATTAAGGATACATTCAGTATTGACTTTGAAAATACTTGGAAATCTCCACACGACCCCAAGAGTGATTATCTTTTGCTGACAAGTGCCGATGGAAAATCAGAGTTTAAGATGGAATTTTTTTCTGGGCTAGAGGACGGTAAACCATTGTATTATTGGACTAAAGGAAATAATTTTAGAAAAAATATGACCAACAAACAGATAGCCTTATTGTATTCAGATGCAATGGCAATTACTGGTTTTGAAAATGAAGTTTCCAAAATTGAACCGAGTAAGATAGGGCCTTTTGATGGGTTTATGTTTGAAGTTAAAATGAATAAAAAAGGGAAGAATGTTAGGAGTTTGGTCGCAGGAATGGTAATTGATGAAAAACTTTTTTTGATTCAATTTGAGGTTGAGGAAGAAAAATTATTCCTTAAACACATTGGGTTTTTCAAGGCAATGCTTGCATCGATTAAAAGTATTGAATAATTTCAAGGTGTAGCATTTAAAGTAAAAAGCTAAGAGATTCTTTCTGCAGCCGAATGTCCGCTATTGGCTGCGGTCTTTCAGGACCCGAGAACGTCTGACACTGTCTTTTATATTGGAGTCAACTACTACCACTTAGTGTACTTTTCTTATTTCTTCTTAGCATCCTGCCAATATTTCTCCATTTCATCGAGTGGCGTGTCCTTTAACACTTTGCCCTTTTTGGCCACTTCCCGTTCGATATGTTGAAACCGCTGGATGAATTTATTGTTGGTTTTTCTCAGGGCTTCCTCGGCGTCGATTTTTTTGTGGCGGGCGATGTTGACCAGGACGAACAGGATGTCGCCCAGTTCACTGGCGATGTCGTCATCTTTGCCTGACAACACGGCTTCCTTGAACTCGGCGATTTCTTCATCGAGTTTGTCGAACACCGCCGTGATCTGATCCCAGTCGAATCCGTTCTTCGCGGCTTTTTTCTGCAGTTTCTGCGCGCGCAATAATCCGGGAAGGTGTTTGGGAATGCCGTCGAGCACCGATTCACGTTTGGAATGATTGTCTTCGGTCTTTTTGATTTCCTCCCATTGGTCGACCACCTCATCGGGGGTGTCCAGTTTTCCATCCTTGAAAACGTGCGGGTGCCGGCGCACCATTTTTTCGCTGATCGAGTCGATGACATCGGAGATATCGAATTCTTTATTTTGCGCTGAAATTTTGGCGTGGAATAAAATCTGATACAACAGGTCGCCCAGCTCATCTTTGATGTCCTGTGGATTGCCTGCATCGAGGGCTTCGAGGGTTTCGTAAACCTCTTCCACCAGATAGGGTTTGAGCGTGTCGTGGGTCTGCACCTTATCCCACGGACAGCCGTTTTCGCTCATCAGCGTGTCGACGATTGCGGTCAGTTTTTTAAAAGCGGTACCAGGGTCGTTCATTCGTTCTCCTATGGGGTCCAGCGTCACGCTGGTTAATTCATAAATTCGAGAATCACAGAATCCGCCAGGAACAACCCCTTGGGTGACAACGCGATCCGGTTTTTATCCAGGGTGATGAGGTTTTTTTCCAGAAGCGGGGGCAGTACATCATCGAACACATTTTCGAACGAGGTTTGAAACCGCTCTTCAAACGGTTGGATGGCCATGCCCTGAAGCAGTCGCAAACCGAGCATGAGGGTTTCGCCCATCGCCCGGCGCGGCTCGAGCTGTTCCGAAAACTCGACGGCGTTTCCTTTATTTTCAATTTCCCGGATGTAGCGGGAAGGCAGATTGCAGTTTTTGAATCTTGCGCCGTTCATGTAAGAGGATGCGCCGGCGCCCAGCCCCAGGCTGTCTCCGTTGTTCCAGTAGATCAGATTGTGCCGGCATTCCTTTCCCGGTTTGCAGAAATTGGATATCTCGTAGTGCCGGTAACCGGCGTCCGTCAAGGTTTGAATGGTTTTCTTGTAAAACTCCAGTTGAAAATCGTCCGGCGGCATGACCAGTTTTCCGCGGGCGTGTAATTTGTGAAAGGCGGTTTCCGGTTCGATGGTCAAATTGTAAGTGGACAGGTGCTGAGGATGTTTGCCGAGAGCCTGAGCCAGATTGTCTTCCCAGAGTTCCATCGTTTGGCCGGGCAGGGCGAACATCAAATCCAGCGACAGATTGTCGAATCCCGCTTCTCGGGCCCGTTCGACGGTCAGGTGGATCTCATCGATGCTGTGTATCCGGTCGAGCAATTTCAGCTCGTCCTCATGAAACGATTGCACCCCGATACTGATTCGGTTATAACCGGCGGACCGCATGCGCTGAAGCGGCTCGAGGGCGACTGTGGCCGGGTTGGCCTCAAAAGTGATCTCGCAATCGCCGGAGACATTAAATAGGGTTCGGAGTTTTGCCAATAAATCTTCCAGCAGATGAACCGGCAGGGTGGTGGGGGTGCCGCCGCCAAAAAAAAGGGTGGTGACTTCCTTCTCAGCCGCTGGACCCTGGGCGTAATGCCGCATTTCCCGGATCAGGGCGTTTGCGTACGACTCCATTTCTTCCGTATTGATATTGTGGGAGTTAAAATCGCAATAGCCGCATTTGTGCAGGCAATAAGGAATATGAATGTATAAACCGAAGTTCATGATAAAATGGGGTGTTGGTATGAAACGGACTAAAAAATCCCTGCTCCGCCAGCGATCACCCATTATACGGGAAAATCTATCCGCGGAACCACCCCGACACCTATGGATTACTTGATTGAAAGTTAAAACGCCATTCAAATCCGGATACGCGAGCCTCATCGGCAGGCCCAATGTCGGAAAATCCACCCTTTTGAACCGCTTGGTTGCCCAAAAGATCGCGGCGATGTCTGCCAAGCCGCAGACCACCCGCAACAAAATCACCGGTGTCGTGCATCTTCCCGGCGGCCAGATCATTCTCGTGGACACGCCGGGAATCCACCAGTCCACCACCAAACTCAATCAGGCCATGGTGAAGGCCAGTTTGAGCACCTATGGGGATGTCGATTTGATCCTGCTGCTGGTCGACGCCAGCAAGGGTTTCAGCCCGGAGGACGAATATGTCCTGGAATCCATGCGCGGGGTGGAAACGCCGAAAATTCTGATTATCAACAAAATCGATCTGGTCGCAAAACCTGAGCTTCTGGGATTGATCCAGCGGATGCATGAAACGGCGGCATTTATGGAAATCATTCCCATTTCCGCCCTCAAAAGAGACGGGCTGGAGCTTCTCATCACGTTGATTCTCAAGTATTTGCCCGACGGCCCGCAATATTTCCCGGAAAGCATGATCACCGATTCTCCCGAGGAATTTTTGATCGCGGAAATCATCAGGGAAAAAATTATCAACCAGACGCATTTTGAGGTTCCTTATTCCGTTGCCGTGGTTGTGGAACAAGTTGAAGAAACGGAAAAGGGCGGATTGGTCATTGATGCTACCGTCTATGCCGAGAAAGCTTCGCAAAAAAAGATATTGATCGGAGAGAAAGGGTCCATGCTGAAAAAAGTGGGAAGTCTGGCCCGTAAAGAAATCGAGAAACGTTTTGCCGTCAAAGTGTATCTAAATCTATTCGTAAAAGTAAAAACCCATTGGCGCGAAGATGAGCGGTATATAAAGGAATTTGGTTACTTGCATGATTAATCTGAAAACCCAGGAAGAAGTTGACGTCATGCGGGAATCCTGCCAGCTGGCGGCGGAGGTTCTCGTGATGATCGAGCCTTACGTCAAGCCGGGAGTGACAACTGATCGCTTGAACGATATCTGCCATGACTACATCGTTAGCCACGGTGCGATTCCCTCTCCGCTGAATTACAGAGGATTTCCGAAGAGTATCTGCTCGTCGGTCAATGAGGAAATCTGCCACGGCATTCCCTCCAGCCGCAAGCTTAGAAACGGGGACATCGTGAATCTGGATATCACCACCTACTTTAAGGAGTTTCACGGCGACACCAGCCGGACCTTTTTTGTCGGCTCTCCAAGGAAACGAACCAGCAAATTAGTGGAAACCTGCCGGGAAGCTTTGCAAAGGGGGATTCAGGCGGTGCGGCTTGGCGGAAGAACAGGAGATATCGGCCACGCGATCCAGGAATTTGTCGAACCCCTTGGATATTCGGTGGTGCGTGAGTTTTGCGGTCACGGCATCGGCAAAAATTTCCATGAAGAACCGCAGATCCTCCACTTTGGCAACCCCGGAGATGGCGTGGAAATAAAAAAGGGCATGGTGTTCACCATCGAACCCATGATCAACCAGGGGGGCGCCGACTTAAGAATTCTCTCCGACAAATGGACGGCAGTCACCCAGGACGGTTCCCTGTCCGCGCAGTTTGAACACACCCTGCACGTCGGGGAAAACGGCGTTGAAGTGCTCACCCGCCTTGATGGGAAAACGGTCTTTTAAAAAATCTTTAAAAAAAAATTCTTCTTACTATTGATACGGGTTTTCGATACCCGTTCGGCCTCCGTTTCCAAACCCGAATTCCCCTTGGATTTAAGCCTGTTGCAAGACGGCGGCTTTTTTTTCAAACAAACCGGTGGAATGCAATTGATATCAGTTTTCATTCTTGGGGTTGGTCGTAACCTTTGAAAAAATAATGTCTTGCAAGATTTTTTCCGGTTGCTAAAATGATCTCTGGTTGACTGTGTTGTCACAAAAATTCGATGATGAATTTATAAAAAAGGGGGCATTATGCAAGGCGACAAAAGCGTCATCGATGCGCTGAACGATGTTTTGATGGCGGAACTCACCGCCATCAATATGTATTATATTCATTACAAAATGCAGGAAAACTGGGGCTATAACAAACTGGCGCACCATGCGAAAGAAGAAACCATGGGAGAGATGAAACACGCCGACAAAATGATCGAACGCATTTTGTATCTGGACGGAACGCCCGATATGGCGAAATACGATACCATCCTGGTGGGCGGCACCTGCGAAGAGCAATTAAAAAACCAGTACACCCTGGAAACAAAGCATGTGGCCCGCTTACAAAAACACATAGCCCTTTGTATTCAGAAGAGCGACTTTGGAAGTAAGGAAATTCTGGACGGCATTCTGGAAGATACTGAAGAAAGCTGCGATTGGCTGGAAACCCAGTTTCAACGCATCAAGGACATCGGTATTGAAAATTATCTCACCGAACACATGCATGAGTGAGGTGAACGTCCGCTTTTTTTAAATTGGAAAAATCAGCGCTACGGGAAAAGGAGGGGAGGTCATAGAGAACCTTCCCTCCTTTTTTTTTGGCATTTGGAACAAGTCCCGTAAATTTCCATCCGATGTTGATTCAGGGTGAATCCGTAAGACTGACAAATTTCGAGCTGATATTTTTCAATCAGCGGATGTTCGAACTCAACGATTTCCCGGCACTGCAGGCAAATGAGATGATCGTGGTGGCCCTGACGATATAACTGCTCAAAAGTTTTTTGCCCCGCCCCAAGAATATTTTCCCTGGCCAATCCGCATTCCACAAATAGATTCATGGTTCGATACACCGTAGCGATGCCTATGGATGCGTCTTTTTTCTGCACTTCCAGAAACAAGCTCTCCACCTCAACATGCCCTTCGCTCTCCAAAAAGACCTCTAAAATCGTCTGGCGTTGCGGAGTGAAGCGAAGGTTGCTCTCGCGCAAATAGCTTTTTAGAATTTCATACTCATTAAACATAGAATCCGTTGCGGTAAATTTAGTGGTAAATTAAAATGATAATCATTCTTGTTATTTTATTGAAAAAATCAAATAAAAAATGTCTTGCGACGGGAGCAGGGGAGGTTAATGAGGCTGGGAAATCAGTAAATTATTGT
This genomic interval carries:
- the tfoX gene encoding DNA transformation protein tfoX produces the protein MEKESFKEFVLDQLHLLERVDCKAMFGGYGLYQAGAFFAIIADGRLYFKTGEATVSDYLDRDMKPFQPNSKQTLKNYYEVPAEILEDDEQLAMWARKAVAVTRQL
- a CDS encoding coproporphyrinogen III oxidase, which codes for MNFGLYIHIPYCLHKCGYCDFNSHNINTEEMESYANALIREMRHYAQGPAAEKEVTTLFFGGGTPTTLPVHLLEDLLAKLRTLFNVSGDCEITFEANPATVALEPLQRMRSAGYNRISIGVQSFHEDELKLLDRIHSIDEIHLTVERAREAGFDNLSLDLMFALPGQTMELWEDNLAQALGKHPQHLSTYNLTIEPETAFHKLHARGKLVMPPDDFQLEFYKKTIQTLTDAGYRHYEISNFCKPGKECRHNLIYWNNGDSLGLGAGASSYMNGARFKNCNLPSRYIREIENKGNAVEFSEQLEPRRAMGETLMLGLRLLQGMAIQPFEERFQTSFENVFDDVLPPLLEKNLITLDKNRIALSPKGLFLADSVILEFMN
- a CDS encoding nucleoside triphosphate pyrophosphohydrolase, which gives rise to MNDPGTAFKKLTAIVDTLMSENGCPWDKVQTHDTLKPYLVEEVYETLEALDAGNPQDIKDELGDLLYQILFHAKISAQNKEFDISDVIDSISEKMVRRHPHVFKDGKLDTPDEVVDQWEEIKKTEDNHSKRESVLDGIPKHLPGLLRAQKLQKKAAKNGFDWDQITAVFDKLDEEIAEFKEAVLSGKDDDIASELGDILFVLVNIARHKKIDAEEALRKTNNKFIQRFQHIEREVAKKGKVLKDTPLDEMEKYWQDAKKK
- the fur_1 gene encoding transcriptional repressor; its protein translation is MFNEYEILKSYLRESNLRFTPQRQTILEVFLESEGHVEVESLFLEVQKKDASIGIATVYRTMNLFVECGLARENILGAGQKTFEQLYRQGHHDHLICLQCREIVEFEHPLIEKYQLEICQSYGFTLNQHRMEIYGTCSKCQKKRREGSL
- the bfr gene encoding bacterioferritin; protein product: MQGDKSVIDALNDVLMAELTAINMYYIHYKMQENWGYNKLAHHAKEETMGEMKHADKMIERILYLDGTPDMAKYDTILVGGTCEEQLKNQYTLETKHVARLQKHIALCIQKSDFGSKEILDGILEDTEESCDWLETQFQRIKDIGIENYLTEHMHE
- the era gene encoding GTPase Era; this translates as MKVKTPFKSGYASLIGRPNVGKSTLLNRLVAQKIAAMSAKPQTTRNKITGVVHLPGGQIILVDTPGIHQSTTKLNQAMVKASLSTYGDVDLILLLVDASKGFSPEDEYVLESMRGVETPKILIINKIDLVAKPELLGLIQRMHETAAFMEIIPISALKRDGLELLITLILKYLPDGPQYFPESMITDSPEEFLIAEIIREKIINQTHFEVPYSVAVVVEQVEETEKGGLVIDATVYAEKASQKKILIGEKGSMLKKVGSLARKEIEKRFAVKVYLNLFVKVKTHWREDERYIKEFGYLHD
- the map gene encoding methionine aminopeptidase; the encoded protein is MINLKTQEEVDVMRESCQLAAEVLVMIEPYVKPGVTTDRLNDICHDYIVSHGAIPSPLNYRGFPKSICSSVNEEICHGIPSSRKLRNGDIVNLDITTYFKEFHGDTSRTFFVGSPRKRTSKLVETCREALQRGIQAVRLGGRTGDIGHAIQEFVEPLGYSVVREFCGHGIGKNFHEEPQILHFGNPGDGVEIKKGMVFTIEPMINQGGADLRILSDKWTAVTQDGSLSAQFEHTLHVGENGVEVLTRLDGKTVF